The Garra rufa unplaced genomic scaffold, GarRuf1.0 hap1_unplaced_183, whole genome shotgun sequence genome has a segment encoding these proteins:
- the LOC141316980 gene encoding uncharacterized protein translates to MSGEKSYICSDTETKAQKTAIKISVFTCQQCGKTSNRKEYLKVHMRIHTGERPYSCQQCGKSFIRKGNLTYHMRVHTGKRPFVCKQCGKRFSERGSLNVHMRIHSGERPYTCTLCGMSFNRKSNLNKHTNIHSGERPFTCQKCGRSFIQKDKLQNHMRVHTGEKPYACSQCERSFAHKHSLDAHVRVHTGEKPYTCNLCGKSFGRKSSLDKHTNIHTGEKPFMCSQCPRSFIQKYSLDVHMKTHTGEKAFTCHECGKRFTQKRSLKRHMKFHTGEKPDQSFDGH, encoded by the coding sequence atgtCTGGAGAAAAATCATATATTTGCTCGGATAcggaaacaaaagcacaaaagacggcaataaaaataagtgtttttacctgccaacagtgtggaaaaacttCCAACAGAAAGGaataccttaaagtccacatgagaattcacactggagaaagaccttacagctgccaacagtgtggaaagagtttcattcgaaAAGGAAACCTTACTTAtcatatgagagttcacactggaaagagaCCCTTtgtctgcaaacagtgtggaaagagattttcTGAAAGAGGAAGCCTTAATGttcacatgagaatccactctgGAGAAAGACCTTACACCTGCACACTATGTGGAATGAGCTTCAATCGAAAATCAAACcttaacaaacacacaaacattcactctggagaaagacctttcacctgccaaaagtgtggaaggagtttcattcaaaaagacAAACTTCAaaaccacatgagagttcacactggagagaagccttacgcatgctctcaatgtgaaaggagttttgcacataaacacagccttgatgcccacgtcagagttcacactggagaaaagccttacacctgcaaccTATGTGGAAAGAGCTTCGGTCGAAAATCAAGCCTtgataaacacacaaacattcacactggagaaaaacctttcatGTGTTCTCAATGTCCAAGGAGTTTTATACAGAAATATTCTCTTGatgtccacatgaaaactcatactggagagaaagcTTTCACCTGTCATGaatgtggaaagagattcactcaaaaaagaagccttaaaagacacatgaagtttcacactggagaaaagcctgatCAGAGTTTTGACGGACATTGA